CCTGCGACTGGAGTACGCGACCCCGCGGATCCCGGCGGTGACCTGAGATGTGGTGGCACGCCGCGGTCGCGATCCTCGCCGGCCTCCTGCTCATCTACGCGACGCTTGTCCTGTTGCTCTGGCGCTACGCTCGCCGCCACCCCGACACCGTGACCATGCGCGACGCGCTGCGGCTGCTACCCGACCTTCTGCGTCTCATACGGCGCCTCGCCGCCGACCCCACCGTTCCCACCGGCGTACGGGTCCGGCTCGGGCTGCTGATCGTCTACCTCGCGTCCCCCATCGATCTCATCCCCGACTTCATCCCCGTCCTCGGCTACGCCGACGACGCCATCATCATCGCCCTCGTCCTGCGCTCGG
This genomic stretch from Mycobacteriales bacterium harbors:
- a CDS encoding DUF1232 domain-containing protein → MWWHAAVAILAGLLLIYATLVLLLWRYARRHPDTVTMRDALRLLPDLLRLIRRLAADPTVPTGVRVRLGLLIVYLASPIDLIPDFIPVLGYADDAIIIALVLRSVTKNAGPDALRRHWPGTPDGLQLIQQLAGTPSSGRQ